Proteins encoded by one window of Blautia luti:
- a CDS encoding type II toxin-antitoxin system PemK/MazF family toxin, protein MVIKRGDIFYADLRPVVGSEQGGIRPVLIIQNNVGNRHSPTVICAAITSKMNKAKLPTHIEIDAGIYGIEKDSVILLEQLRTIDKRRLKDKVCHLDDVMLDKVNHALEISLELTF, encoded by the coding sequence GTGGTAATTAAAAGAGGGGATATATTTTATGCAGATCTCCGTCCTGTGGTAGGGAGTGAACAGGGCGGGATCCGCCCGGTACTGATCATACAGAATAATGTGGGCAACAGACACAGCCCCACTGTGATCTGTGCAGCGATTACTTCAAAGATGAATAAGGCGAAGCTGCCGACACATATTGAGATCGATGCGGGAATCTATGGCATTGAGAAAGATTCTGTGATCCTGTTAGAACAGCTTCGTACCATTGATAAAAGAAGGCTGAAAGATAAAGTATGTCACCTGGATGATGTAATGCTGGATAAGGTCAACCATGCCCTTGAGATCAGCCTGGAGCTGACTTTTTGA
- a CDS encoding hemolysin family protein, translating into MEDGSSMPLWGLLILLLLLWLNGIFYGFSAAVRNISESDTQKRADEGDENAKKLLALIDKPAQFVNAIPLIVMASGICFGTFLVPWVVDAFHPYIKHTPALVLVLAVGVILLAGLGILTFRRVGTYHPEKYAYRYLKLVNFWVMVLNPVTVFITWIARLAAVPFGVEIDRKETAVTEEEIISIVDEAHEQGVIEENEAEMIQNIISFNETEAHDIMTHRKNVVAFDEEVLLKNMIDTMLEEGNSRYPVYEENIDNIKGIVHYKDALKFMTQNPWAKFKPLKELPGIIREAALIPETRGIGDLFHTMQAKKIHMAVVVDEYGQTAGIVTMEDILEEIVGDILDEYDEDEITIRAQKDNSLIIDGLAYLEDVAEKLDVDFGDVEFETLNGYLTSILGHIPTKKDIDTTIKANGYCFTILSIGNKTIGKVRAEKDKNNK; encoded by the coding sequence ATGGAAGATGGCAGTAGTATGCCCCTCTGGGGCCTGTTGATTTTACTGTTATTGTTGTGGCTCAATGGAATTTTTTATGGATTTTCCGCGGCAGTAAGGAATATAAGCGAGAGTGATACACAGAAACGGGCGGATGAAGGAGATGAGAATGCGAAGAAGCTTCTTGCCCTGATCGATAAGCCGGCGCAGTTTGTCAATGCGATCCCGCTGATCGTCATGGCGTCCGGAATCTGTTTTGGTACTTTTCTGGTACCATGGGTGGTGGATGCTTTTCATCCATACATAAAACATACGCCTGCACTGGTTCTGGTTCTTGCGGTGGGTGTGATCCTTCTTGCAGGTCTTGGAATCCTTACTTTCCGCAGGGTAGGTACCTATCATCCGGAAAAATACGCTTACAGATATCTGAAACTGGTGAATTTCTGGGTAATGGTGCTCAATCCGGTTACCGTGTTTATTACATGGATCGCCAGGCTTGCAGCGGTTCCTTTCGGGGTGGAGATCGACCGTAAGGAAACGGCAGTGACGGAAGAGGAGATCATTTCTATTGTAGATGAGGCTCATGAACAGGGCGTTATCGAGGAAAATGAGGCTGAGATGATCCAGAATATCATTTCCTTTAATGAGACAGAGGCTCATGATATCATGACACACAGGAAGAATGTGGTGGCTTTTGATGAAGAGGTTCTGCTAAAAAATATGATCGATACCATGCTGGAGGAGGGAAATTCCCGCTATCCGGTATACGAGGAAAATATTGACAATATAAAGGGAATCGTGCATTATAAGGATGCACTGAAATTCATGACGCAGAATCCATGGGCGAAATTCAAGCCTCTGAAAGAGCTTCCCGGGATCATCCGAGAGGCTGCGCTGATCCCTGAAACAAGAGGAATCGGGGATCTTTTCCATACTATGCAGGCGAAGAAGATCCACATGGCTGTGGTGGTAGATGAATATGGACAGACAGCAGGGATCGTTACAATGGAAGATATTCTGGAAGAGATCGTAGGAGATATCCTTGATGAATATGATGAGGATGAGATCACGATCCGTGCCCAGAAGGATAACAGCCTGATCATTGACGGACTGGCTTATCTGGAAGACGTAGCAGAGAAACTGGATGTGGATTTCGGCGATGTGGAGTTTGAAACTCTGAACGGATATCTGACCAGTATTCTGGGACATATTCCGACGAAAAAGGACATTGATACTACAATTAAAGCAAACGGATACTGCTTCACCATTCTTTCTATTGGCAACAAGACCATCGGAAAGGTGAGAGCAGAGAAGGATAAAAATAATAAGTAA
- a CDS encoding YebC/PmpR family DNA-binding transcriptional regulator has translation MSGHSKFANIKHKKEKNDAKKGKIFTVIGRELVMAVKAGGPDPNNNSKLRDVIAKAKANNMPNDTIERGIKKAAGADSADNYEKAVYEGYGPNGVAIIVETLTDNKNRTAGNVRNAFTKGNGSIGTQGCVSYMFDQKGQIIIDKEECEMDADELMMLALDAGAEDFNEEEDSYEVLTAPDDFSAVREEIEKSGAPIAEAQVAMIPQTYVDLTDEQALKDLQRTLDLLDEDDDVTDVWTNWNE, from the coding sequence ATGTCAGGACATTCAAAATTTGCGAACATTAAGCATAAGAAAGAGAAAAACGATGCTAAAAAGGGTAAGATCTTTACAGTGATCGGACGTGAGCTGGTTATGGCTGTTAAAGCCGGCGGTCCGGACCCGAACAATAACAGCAAACTTCGTGATGTAATTGCAAAAGCAAAAGCAAACAACATGCCGAATGATACTATTGAGCGTGGTATCAAGAAAGCGGCAGGTGCTGATTCTGCTGATAACTATGAAAAGGCTGTATACGAAGGATACGGACCAAACGGTGTTGCCATCATCGTTGAAACTCTGACAGATAACAAAAACCGTACTGCTGGTAATGTACGTAATGCATTTACAAAGGGTAACGGAAGCATCGGAACACAGGGATGTGTATCCTACATGTTCGATCAGAAAGGCCAGATCATCATTGATAAAGAAGAATGTGAGATGGATGCAGACGAGCTGATGATGCTTGCCCTGGATGCAGGAGCAGAGGACTTCAATGAAGAAGAGGACAGCTATGAAGTACTTACAGCACCGGATGATTTCAGTGCAGTACGTGAGGAAATTGAGAAATCCGGCGCACCGATCGCAGAAGCACAGGTTGCCATGATCCCTCAGACATATGTAGACCTTACAGACGAGCAGGCTCTTAAGGATCTTCAGAGAACACTGGATCTCCTCGATGAGGACGACGACGTGACTGACGTCTGGACGAACTGGAACGAATGA
- the rbsK gene encoding ribokinase, with the protein MKISVVGSINMDQTVTADRIPLKGETLHGDSLSYIPGGKGANQAVAMARLGADVEMFGCVGDDAHGQELIDNLAKNGVKTGNIRKLSGVPTGLAIITVGENDNTIIVVAGANGKVDCEYVDSIKEELLKSDYVVLQHEIPAETVEYVVNICHENGIKVVLNPAPAREVKKEVLEKITWLTPNEHEAKILFGADTNTEDLLKTYPEKLVITLGSDGVAAAKKDGTIVHVPVRPAKVADTTGAGDTLNGAFCTMLAENADLESALRFANTAASLSTEKFGAQTGMPTREEVEAELKK; encoded by the coding sequence ATGAAAATTTCAGTTGTAGGCAGTATCAATATGGATCAGACTGTGACAGCAGACAGAATTCCTCTTAAAGGAGAAACTCTTCACGGAGATTCTCTGAGCTATATCCCGGGAGGAAAAGGTGCGAACCAGGCAGTGGCAATGGCGAGATTGGGAGCAGATGTGGAAATGTTCGGATGCGTGGGGGATGACGCACATGGACAGGAGCTGATCGATAATCTTGCGAAGAACGGGGTCAAAACAGGAAATATCCGTAAACTTTCAGGAGTACCTACAGGACTGGCGATCATCACAGTAGGTGAGAATGATAATACGATCATTGTAGTTGCAGGTGCCAATGGCAAGGTTGACTGTGAGTATGTTGATAGCATTAAAGAAGAACTGCTGAAATCAGATTATGTGGTTCTGCAGCATGAGATTCCGGCAGAAACTGTAGAATACGTAGTAAATATCTGCCATGAAAATGGAATTAAAGTTGTATTAAATCCAGCTCCTGCAAGAGAAGTAAAGAAAGAAGTTTTGGAGAAGATCACCTGGCTGACACCAAATGAACATGAAGCTAAGATCTTATTCGGTGCAGATACAAACACAGAGGACTTACTGAAAACATATCCTGAGAAACTTGTGATCACACTGGGATCTGATGGTGTGGCAGCAGCAAAGAAAGATGGAACAATCGTTCATGTACCGGTTCGTCCTGCAAAAGTTGCAGATACAACAGGAGCCGGAGATACATTAAACGGTGCATTTTGTACCATGCTTGCAGAGAATGCTGATCTGGAGAGTGCGCTTCGTTTCGCAAATACAGCAGCAAGTCTTTCCACAGAGAAGTTTGGAGCACAGACAGGAATGCCGACACGTGAAGAAGTGGAAGCAGAATTAAAGAAATAA
- a CDS encoding ClpP family protease, protein MGETEKEQKLKQEDTQNEQIKEMGQVVLDSNSRKHKVELLTIIGEVEGHESAPSHSKTTKYEHVLPKLAIIEDDEEIEGLLILLNTVGGDVEAGLAIAEMIASLSIPTVSLVLGGGHSIGVPMAVSADYSFVVPSATMVIHPVRSSGMFIGVAQTYRNMEKIQDRITTFISEHSRASQQRLEELMLDTTQLVKDVGTMLEGKDAVKEGLIDEVGGIKEALAKLYELIEKNENGRNSKKQIS, encoded by the coding sequence ATGGGTGAGACAGAAAAAGAACAGAAATTAAAACAGGAAGATACACAGAATGAACAGATCAAAGAAATGGGACAGGTGGTTCTGGACAGTAATTCCAGAAAGCATAAAGTGGAACTTCTGACAATTATCGGAGAAGTGGAAGGGCATGAATCTGCACCGTCTCATTCCAAGACAACGAAATATGAACATGTTCTGCCGAAACTTGCGATCATTGAGGATGATGAAGAAATTGAAGGTCTGTTGATCCTGCTGAATACAGTTGGGGGAGATGTGGAAGCGGGACTCGCTATTGCAGAGATGATCGCATCATTGAGTATTCCAACTGTCTCATTGGTTCTGGGGGGCGGACATTCTATCGGCGTTCCTATGGCGGTTTCGGCAGATTATTCTTTCGTAGTGCCCAGTGCGACTATGGTGATCCATCCGGTACGATCCAGCGGAATGTTTATCGGAGTTGCCCAGACATACAGGAATATGGAAAAGATCCAGGATCGGATCACCACATTTATCTCAGAACATTCCAGGGCATCCCAGCAGCGTCTGGAAGAACTGATGCTGGATACCACACAACTTGTGAAAGACGTGGGGACTATGCTTGAGGGAAAAGATGCGGTAAAAGAAGGCCTGATTGATGAAGTTGGCGGAATTAAAGAAGCACTGGCAAAGTTGTACGAACTGATAGAAAAAAATGAGAATGGAAGGAACAGTAAAAAACAGATCAGCTGA
- a CDS encoding sulfide/dihydroorotate dehydrogenase-like FAD/NAD-binding protein, whose translation MYKILKAETLAAKIHLMVVHAPRVASHCQPGQFIIVKMDEKGERIPLTICDYNREEGTITIVFQEVGASTIKMSELKAGDSFRDFVGPLGCPSEFVHEDIEELKKKKLVFVAGGVGTAPVYPQVKWLHEHGITADVILGSKTKDMVILEKELASVSNLYVTTDDGSYGRSGMVTKTLEDLVTNEGKHYDVCVAIGPMIMMKFVCLLTKKLGIHTIVSMNPIMVDGTGMCGACRLQVGDEIKFACVDGPEFDGHLVDFDQAMKRSQMYKTEEGRALLKLQEGDTHHGGCGQCGGDK comes from the coding sequence ATGTATAAGATTTTAAAAGCTGAGACACTGGCAGCTAAGATCCATCTTATGGTTGTACACGCACCGCGTGTTGCAAGCCATTGCCAGCCAGGACAATTTATCATTGTAAAGATGGACGAGAAGGGCGAGAGAATCCCGCTTACTATCTGTGACTATAATCGTGAAGAGGGAACAATTACCATTGTATTCCAGGAAGTTGGTGCATCTACTATTAAGATGTCTGAATTAAAAGCTGGAGATTCTTTCCGCGATTTCGTAGGACCTCTTGGATGTCCATCCGAATTCGTTCATGAAGATATCGAAGAATTAAAGAAGAAGAAACTGGTATTCGTTGCCGGCGGTGTTGGTACAGCACCTGTTTATCCACAGGTTAAATGGCTGCACGAGCACGGAATCACAGCAGACGTAATCCTTGGTTCCAAGACAAAGGATATGGTAATCCTTGAGAAAGAACTTGCTTCCGTTTCCAATCTGTATGTAACAACAGATGACGGGTCTTACGGACGTTCCGGTATGGTTACCAAGACTCTTGAAGATCTTGTAACAAACGAAGGCAAACATTATGATGTCTGTGTAGCGATCGGACCGATGATCATGATGAAATTCGTCTGTCTTCTGACTAAGAAACTTGGCATTCATACAATTGTCAGCATGAACCCGATCATGGTTGACGGAACCGGTATGTGCGGAGCATGCCGTCTTCAGGTTGGCGATGAGATCAAATTTGCCTGCGTAGACGGACCGGAATTCGACGGACATCTCGTTGATTTCGATCAGGCTATGAAGAGAAGCCAGATGTACAAGACCGAAGAAGGCCGTGCATTACTGAAGCTTCAGGAAGGCGATACCCACCACGGTGGATGCGGACAGTGCGGAGGTGACAAGTAA
- the gltA gene encoding NADPH-dependent glutamate synthase has translation MADAKMLKKVPVREQDPKVRATNFEEVCLGYNQDEAMEEAQRCLGCKKPKCVEGCPVSINIPGFIEQIKEGKIEEAYKVIGLSSALPAICGRVCPQESQCEGKCVRGIKGEAVSIGKLERFVADYALEHDIKPAGAEVKNGHKVAVIGSGPSGLTCAGDLAKAGYDVTVFEALHELGGVLVYGIPEFRLPKQKVVKKEIEKVKELGVKFETNVVIGKSTTIDQLIEDEGFEAVFIGSGAGLPMFMGIPGENASGVFSANEYLTRSNLMKAFDDSYDTPIAAGKKVAVVGGGNVAMDAARTALRLGAEVHIVYRRSEAELPARAEEVHHAKEEGIIFDLLTNPKEILVDENGHVKGMKVIKMELGEPDASGRRRPVEIQGSEYDMDVDTVIMSLGTSPNPLISSTTKGLEINRRRCIVAEEETGKTSKDGVYAGGDAVTGAATVILAMGAGKAGARGIDEYLKNK, from the coding sequence ATGGCAGATGCAAAGATGTTAAAGAAAGTTCCTGTAAGAGAACAGGACCCGAAGGTACGTGCAACAAATTTTGAAGAAGTTTGTCTTGGATACAATCAGGATGAAGCAATGGAAGAAGCACAGAGATGCTTAGGCTGCAAGAAACCGAAATGTGTAGAAGGCTGCCCGGTATCCATCAATATTCCTGGATTTATTGAACAGATTAAAGAAGGCAAGATTGAAGAAGCATACAAAGTGATCGGATTATCTTCCGCACTTCCGGCTATCTGCGGACGTGTATGTCCTCAGGAGTCCCAGTGTGAAGGTAAATGTGTTCGCGGAATCAAAGGGGAAGCCGTTTCTATCGGTAAACTGGAGAGATTTGTTGCTGACTATGCTCTGGAACATGATATCAAACCTGCAGGAGCAGAAGTTAAGAACGGACATAAAGTTGCAGTGATCGGTTCAGGCCCATCCGGACTTACCTGCGCAGGTGACCTTGCGAAAGCAGGATATGATGTAACTGTATTCGAAGCTCTTCATGAACTCGGCGGTGTTCTTGTTTATGGTATTCCGGAATTCCGTCTTCCGAAACAGAAAGTTGTTAAGAAAGAGATCGAAAAGGTTAAAGAATTAGGTGTTAAATTCGAGACTAACGTAGTTATCGGTAAATCCACAACTATCGATCAGCTGATCGAAGACGAAGGATTTGAGGCTGTATTTATTGGATCCGGTGCTGGACTTCCAATGTTCATGGGTATCCCGGGTGAGAATGCAAGCGGCGTATTCTCTGCTAACGAATACCTTACAAGAAGCAATCTGATGAAAGCTTTCGATGATTCTTACGATACACCGATCGCAGCTGGCAAGAAAGTTGCAGTTGTAGGTGGCGGTAACGTTGCTATGGACGCAGCAAGAACAGCTTTAAGACTTGGTGCTGAAGTACATATCGTATACAGAAGAAGTGAAGCAGAGCTTCCTGCAAGAGCAGAAGAAGTTCATCATGCGAAAGAAGAAGGAATCATCTTTGATCTTCTTACAAACCCGAAGGAAATCCTTGTTGATGAGAACGGTCATGTAAAAGGTATGAAGGTTATCAAGATGGAACTTGGCGAGCCGGATGCTTCCGGAAGACGTCGCCCGGTTGAGATTCAAGGATCCGAGTATGACATGGATGTAGATACAGTTATCATGTCTCTTGGTACTTCTCCGAACCCGCTGATCTCTTCTACAACAAAAGGTCTTGAGATCAATAGGAGAAGATGCATCGTTGCTGAAGAAGAAACAGGTAAGACATCCAAAGACGGCGTATATGCCGGCGGTGATGCTGTTACAGGTGCAGCTACTGTTATCCTTGCTATGGGTGCAGGTAAAGCTGGTGCCAGAGGTATCGATGAATATCTGAAAAATAAATAA
- a CDS encoding undecaprenyl-diphosphate phosphatase: protein MIVLYLILLAVFQAVTEFIPVSSFGHLCVAEQLFGIGHDTGLLIEAMLHLGTAAAIIFLFKKDLKQIGIELLQMFLDVIGNINLFIHNKKTGKHLNYARIVTGTYRKFAALLVISMIPTVCLGLVSSRLAVLAADSSFFPGIGFLITGVLLLVTDLNRSGGTKGPREASYDTAMWIGICQGLAVFPGISRMAFTICAALLCGYSRKFAVRFSVFMSLPAIVGAFFTEVKYFGASEMTIGLGFASVFAMVIAGFVGCFVIRSMLQMTQKTKLRNFAYYSFVAGAVTLAVNFVL, encoded by the coding sequence ATGATAGTATTATATTTGATCTTGCTGGCTGTGTTCCAGGCAGTTACAGAGTTTATCCCGGTAAGCAGTTTCGGACACTTATGTGTGGCGGAACAGCTTTTCGGAATCGGACATGACACAGGACTTCTGATAGAGGCAATGCTTCATCTGGGAACTGCGGCAGCCATTATATTTCTGTTTAAAAAAGATCTGAAACAGATCGGTATTGAACTGCTCCAGATGTTTCTGGATGTGATCGGAAATATAAATCTTTTTATTCACAATAAGAAAACAGGAAAACATTTGAATTATGCCAGGATTGTTACGGGTACCTACCGTAAATTTGCGGCCCTGCTTGTAATTTCTATGATCCCTACTGTATGTCTGGGACTTGTATCCTCCAGACTGGCAGTGCTGGCTGCTGATTCTTCCTTTTTTCCGGGAATTGGTTTTCTGATCACAGGGGTACTTCTTCTGGTCACTGACCTGAACAGATCAGGAGGAACGAAAGGACCGAGAGAGGCTTCTTACGATACTGCGATGTGGATCGGAATCTGTCAGGGACTTGCAGTATTTCCTGGAATTTCCAGGATGGCCTTTACTATATGTGCAGCGCTTTTGTGCGGATACAGCCGTAAATTTGCAGTGCGATTTTCTGTATTTATGAGTCTTCCTGCGATCGTAGGGGCTTTTTTTACTGAGGTGAAATATTTCGGAGCTTCGGAGATGACTATAGGCCTGGGATTCGCTTCTGTATTTGCAATGGTCATTGCAGGGTTTGTGGGATGCTTCGTGATCCGGTCTATGCTGCAGATGACACAGAAGACGAAACTGCGTAATTTCGCATATTATTCTTTTGTAGCCGGTGCAGTGACTCTGGCTGTGAATTTTGTATTGTAA
- a CDS encoding FtsK/SpoIIIE family DNA translocase, which translates to MAASKSRNTKSAKRKRKTRDAQDWSIQQETGRFQTEIIIFVLLAACIILFASNLGLGGFVGSAISNFGFGLFGLMAYIFPILFFMGSAFLLINKTNRLAYKKIAAVIVMFIFMCGAAQLLTDGYISSTTLGDYFALSADYKSGGGLIGGAICISITSAFGTVGGYVIIILAFVVCMIIITQRSLLDFVTMIVIKIIDLVKNGRARYQEGQPERRLRKEARAQQRQQLREERREERIRKLEAELAEDEKELLAGDDDFLLDPQEARKMKGGFLEGTKLTGYGEKEAPKKRKKTEKKQRRAEKETADTQVTEEQETAASQPPAMDFEIHRAEQIQPEAEVEPEIQEETDIPEEVPPFQQEKAPRQPSKNPKSSEAEIKNGIVNIQHEISQQEIAVKKEYKFPTLNLLKKGSGKSQGDSDAHLRKTAQKLQEVLHNFGVNVTVTNVSCGPTVTRYELQPEMGVKVSKIVGLADDIKLNLATPDIRIEAPIPGKAAVGIEVPNKENSTVMLRDLLQSEEFQKAKSKLSFAVGKDIAGKTVVADIAKMPHLLIAGATGSGKSVCINTLIISILYKAKPEEVKLIMIDPKVVELSVYNGIPHLFIPVVTEPKKAAGALNWAVTEMTNRYNTFAEYGVRNLGEYNKKIETMHVAEGEEPPQKLPQIVIIVDELADLMMVAPGEVEDAICRLAQLARAAGIHLIIATQRPSVNVITGLIKANMPSRIAFSVSSGVDSRTILDMNGAEKLLGKGDMLFYPQGYQKPARLQGAFVSDEEVSDVVEFLADKNPGVQYNAQIEQQVNTPLSAAGGSGEDRDVHFEEAGKFIIEKEKASIGMLQRMFKIGFNRAARIMDQLCDAGVVGPEEGTKPRKVLMSMEEFQNYLENN; encoded by the coding sequence ATGGCAGCATCGAAAAGCAGAAATACCAAAAGTGCGAAGAGGAAAAGAAAAACCAGGGATGCGCAGGATTGGAGTATTCAGCAGGAAACAGGGAGATTTCAGACAGAAATCATTATCTTTGTGCTTCTGGCAGCCTGTATTATTTTATTTGCAAGCAATCTGGGACTGGGTGGATTCGTAGGAAGTGCGATCAGCAATTTCGGATTTGGGCTGTTTGGGCTGATGGCGTATATTTTTCCGATTCTTTTTTTTATGGGATCAGCATTTCTACTTATCAATAAGACCAACAGATTGGCATATAAGAAGATAGCGGCAGTAATAGTGATGTTTATTTTCATGTGTGGGGCTGCACAGCTTCTTACAGATGGCTATATATCCAGTACAACACTGGGGGATTATTTTGCCCTGAGTGCAGATTATAAAAGTGGCGGTGGACTGATCGGAGGCGCGATCTGCATTTCAATCACATCTGCGTTTGGAACAGTAGGGGGATATGTGATCATTATCCTTGCTTTTGTAGTATGCATGATCATAATCACACAGCGTTCCCTGCTGGATTTCGTCACAATGATCGTAATAAAGATCATTGATCTGGTTAAAAATGGCCGTGCCCGTTATCAGGAGGGACAGCCGGAGCGCAGACTTAGAAAAGAAGCCAGAGCACAGCAGAGACAGCAGTTAAGAGAGGAACGCAGAGAAGAACGGATCCGCAAGCTGGAAGCAGAACTTGCCGAGGATGAGAAGGAACTTTTGGCAGGGGATGATGATTTTCTGCTGGATCCGCAGGAAGCCAGAAAGATGAAAGGTGGATTTCTGGAAGGAACCAAGCTCACCGGCTACGGAGAGAAAGAAGCACCGAAGAAAAGAAAGAAAACAGAGAAGAAACAGCGAAGAGCTGAAAAAGAAACAGCAGATACACAGGTAACAGAGGAACAGGAGACAGCAGCTTCCCAGCCGCCTGCCATGGATTTTGAGATCCATCGGGCTGAGCAGATCCAGCCGGAGGCAGAAGTGGAACCTGAGATTCAGGAAGAGACAGATATTCCGGAGGAAGTGCCCCCTTTTCAGCAGGAGAAGGCACCGCGGCAGCCTTCGAAGAATCCGAAATCTTCTGAAGCAGAGATCAAAAACGGAATTGTAAATATCCAGCACGAGATCAGCCAGCAGGAGATAGCCGTAAAAAAAGAATATAAATTTCCTACGTTAAATCTTCTGAAAAAAGGAAGTGGGAAGTCCCAGGGAGATTCTGATGCGCATCTGAGAAAGACGGCACAGAAACTGCAGGAGGTTTTACATAATTTCGGAGTAAATGTAACAGTTACCAATGTAAGCTGCGGCCCTACGGTTACCCGTTATGAGCTTCAGCCGGAAATGGGAGTGAAGGTCAGCAAGATCGTAGGCCTGGCTGATGATATCAAACTGAATCTGGCTACTCCGGATATCAGGATCGAGGCACCGATCCCGGGCAAGGCTGCTGTGGGAATCGAAGTTCCGAATAAGGAAAACAGTACAGTTATGCTTCGGGATCTGCTCCAGTCTGAAGAATTCCAGAAGGCGAAATCGAAGCTTTCTTTTGCTGTGGGAAAAGATATTGCAGGTAAAACAGTGGTGGCAGATATTGCGAAAATGCCTCACCTTTTGATCGCAGGAGCCACGGGTTCCGGTAAATCCGTATGTATCAATACACTGATCATCAGTATTCTGTATAAGGCGAAACCGGAAGAAGTAAAACTGATCATGATCGATCCGAAGGTGGTAGAACTCAGTGTCTATAATGGAATTCCTCATCTGTTCATTCCTGTAGTTACAGAACCAAAGAAGGCAGCTGGTGCTCTGAACTGGGCAGTTACGGAGATGACAAACCGTTATAATACATTTGCAGAATACGGTGTGCGTAATCTGGGAGAGTATAATAAAAAGATCGAAACCATGCATGTGGCAGAGGGAGAGGAGCCACCTCAGAAACTGCCGCAGATCGTGATCATTGTAGATGAGCTTGCAGATCTGATGATGGTTGCACCTGGAGAAGTGGAGGATGCGATCTGCCGTCTGGCACAGCTTGCCCGGGCAGCAGGCATTCATTTGATCATTGCCACACAGCGTCCGTCTGTAAATGTTATCACAGGCCTGATCAAGGCCAATATGCCGTCCAGGATTGCTTTTTCCGTATCTTCGGGAGTGGATTCCCGTACCATCCTGGATATGAACGGTGCAGAAAAGCTTCTGGGAAAAGGAGACATGCTTTTCTATCCACAGGGTTATCAGAAACCTGCCAGACTGCAGGGAGCTTTTGTTTCAGATGAGGAAGTCAGCGATGTTGTGGAATTTCTGGCAGATAAAAATCCAGGGGTTCAGTATAATGCACAGATTGAACAGCAGGTAAATACTCCGTTGTCAGCAGCCGGTGGATCAGGAGAAGACAGGGATGTACATTTCGAAGAAGCAGGTAAATTTATCATAGAGAAAGAAAAAGCATCTATCGGAATGCTTCAGAGAATGTTCAAGATCGGATTTAACAGAGCTGCCAGGATCATGGATCAGCTCTGTGATGCAGGGGTTGTAGGACCGGAAGAAGGTACGAAACCAAGGAAAGTTCTTATGTCCATGGAGGAATTCCAGAATTATCTGGAAAACAATTAA